The proteins below are encoded in one region of Elgaria multicarinata webbii isolate HBS135686 ecotype San Diego chromosome 8, rElgMul1.1.pri, whole genome shotgun sequence:
- the ACSL5 gene encoding long-chain-fatty-acid--CoA ligase 5 isoform X2, with product MMMQRPCMKVSEEDVMYRWIISELACYTYSMVAVPLYDTLGPEAIVFIINKADISAVVCDKPDKAQLILENCEQGKMPGLKLIILMDPFDDKLKEKGDTLGVEILSLQKIEALGRDNLTRPIPPKPKDLCMVCFTSGTTGNPKGALLTHEGVVANAAAFMKSMEMTTPCVPSDIAISYLPLAHMFERVVETVVYSSGAKVGFFQGDIRLLTDDMKALKPTIFPVVPRLLNRIYDKIQSGAQTNFKKLLLNVAVARKHAEVKEGILRNTSIWDKLVFKKVQEIMGGKVRIVVTAAAPISSSVLTFLRAAFGCQIFEAYGQTECTGGCTFSLPGDWKTGHVGPPLACNIVKLDDVAEMNYFASNNEGEVCIKGPNVFKGYLKDPEKTEEALDKDGWLHTGDIGKWMPNGTLKIIDRKKNIFKLAQGEYIAPEKIENIYIRSAPVAQIYVHGDSLQSFLVGVVVPDVETLPEFAAKLGMKGSYEELCSNAAVKKAILMDLVKLGKEAGLKSFEQVKDIYLHPEMFTVENGLLTPTLKAKRTDVSKFFRSQIDALYVSNT from the exons ATGATGATGCAAAGACCTTGTATGAAAGTTTCCGAAGAGGACGTTATGTATCGG TGGATCATCTCCGAGCTTGCATGTTATACTTATTCCATGGTTGCAGTTCCCCTTTATGACACTCTGGGCCCAGAGGCAATTGTGTTTATTATTAATAAAG CTGACATCTCTGCAGTGGTCTGTGACAAACCTGACAAAGCACAGTTGATCCTTGAGAACTGCGAACAAGGGAAGATGCCAGGATTGAAGTTGATCATTCTGATGGATCCTTTCGATGACAAACTAAAGGAAAAAGGAGatacactgggagttgaaatccttTCATTACAAAAAATTGAG GCGCTAGGAAGAGACAACTTAACCAGACCAATT CCTCCCAAACCAAAGGATCTTTGTATGGTCTGTTTCACCAGTGGCACAACAG GTAATCCTAAAGGAGCCTTGCTAACACATGAGGGTGTTGTTGCCAATGCTGCTGCTTTCATGAAGAGCATGGAA ATGACTACTCCTTGTGTGCCATCAGATATAGCTATATCATACCTTCCTCTAGCTCACATGTTTGAGAGAGTAGTAGAG ACCGTAGTGTACAGCAGTGGAGCAAAAGTAGGATTTTTCCAAGGAGATATTAGACTTCTAACGGATGATATGAAAGCTTTGAAGCCGACAATTTTTCCGGTAGTGCCAAGACTGCTCAACAGGATATATGACAAG ATACAAAGCGGTGCCCAAACAAACTTCAAGAAGTTATTGTTAAATGTTGCTGTGGCCAGGAAGCATGCTGAAGTGAAGGAGGGCATTTTACGGAACACAAGCATTTGGGACAAGCTAGTGTTCAAGAAAGTTCAG GAaatcatgggtgggaaggtgcgaATAGTCGTAACTGCAGCTGCCCCGATATCTTCATCTGTCTTAACATTCCTCAGAGCAGCTTTTGGATGTCAA ATTTTTGAAGCATACGGTCAGACAGAATGCACAGGTGGCTGCACCTTCTCATTGCCAGGAGACTGGAAAACAG GTCATGTTGGACCACCACTAGCCTGCAACATTGTAAAACTTGATGACGTTGCTGAAATGAACTACTTTGCATCAAATAATGAAGGGGAG GTTTGCATTAAAGGACCAAATGTATTCAAGGGGTACTTGAAGGATCCTGAGAAAACAGAAGAAGCACTTGATAAGGATGGATGGCTTCATACTGGAGATATTGGGAAATGGATGCCG AATGGGACATTGAAGATCATTGACAGAAAAAAGAACATTTTCAAACTAGCTCAAGGAGAATATATTGCCCCTGAAAAAATTGAAAACATCTACATCAGAAGTGCTCCTGTAGCACAGATCTATGTGCATGGGGATAGCCTCCAG TCCTTCTTGGTGGGTGTGGTGGTTCCTGATGTAGAGACCCTTCCGGAGTTTGCTGCCAAGTTGGGAATGAAAGGTTCATATGAAGAACTCTGTTCAAATGCA GCAGTGAAAAAAGCTATATTGATGGACTTGGTGAAGCTGGGGAAAGAAGCTGGCCTCAAATCCTTTGAACAA GTGAAAGATATCTATCTTCATCCAGAGATGTTCACAGTTGAAAACGGACTCTTGACACCAACACTAAAGGCAAAGAGAACAGATGTATCCAAATTCTTCAGGAGCCAAATTGATGCCCTCTATGTTTCTAATACATAA
- the ACSL5 gene encoding long-chain-fatty-acid--CoA ligase 5 isoform X1, with the protein MIWILQLLFSPLPTPALIGLVTFGTTVFLWLITKPKPIAAPVDMNKQSVGIEGGARRSVLVPEGKLLSYYYDDAKTLYESFRRGRYVSENGPCLGYRKSKQPYQWLSYQQVLDRAEYLGSGLLHKGSKPSSEQFIGIFAQNRPEWIISELACYTYSMVAVPLYDTLGPEAIVFIINKADISAVVCDKPDKAQLILENCEQGKMPGLKLIILMDPFDDKLKEKGDTLGVEILSLQKIEALGRDNLTRPIPPKPKDLCMVCFTSGTTGNPKGALLTHEGVVANAAAFMKSMEMTTPCVPSDIAISYLPLAHMFERVVETVVYSSGAKVGFFQGDIRLLTDDMKALKPTIFPVVPRLLNRIYDKIQSGAQTNFKKLLLNVAVARKHAEVKEGILRNTSIWDKLVFKKVQEIMGGKVRIVVTAAAPISSSVLTFLRAAFGCQIFEAYGQTECTGGCTFSLPGDWKTGHVGPPLACNIVKLDDVAEMNYFASNNEGEVCIKGPNVFKGYLKDPEKTEEALDKDGWLHTGDIGKWMPNGTLKIIDRKKNIFKLAQGEYIAPEKIENIYIRSAPVAQIYVHGDSLQSFLVGVVVPDVETLPEFAAKLGMKGSYEELCSNAAVKKAILMDLVKLGKEAGLKSFEQVKDIYLHPEMFTVENGLLTPTLKAKRTDVSKFFRSQIDALYVSNT; encoded by the exons ATGATTTGGATACTTCAGCTGTTGTTTTCACCTCTCCCAACTCCTGCTTTAATTGGTCTTGTAACTTTTGGAACAACAGTCTTCCTGTGGTTGATAACAAAACCCAAACCAATTGCAGCTCCTGTTGACATGAATAAACAGTCTGTTGGCATTGAG GGAGGAGCTAGAAGAAGTGTCCTTGTGCCTGAAGGCAAGCTTCTTTCCTACTACTATGATGATGCAAAGACCTTGTATGAAAGTTTCCGAAGAGGACGTTATGTATCGG aaaatggcccTTGTTTAGGATACAGAAAATCAAAGCAACCCTATCAGTGGCTGTCTTACCAACAG GTGCTTGACAGAGCTGAATACCTGGGCTCAGGCCTCTTACACAAAGGAAGTAAACCTTCATCAGAACAATTCATTGGCATCTTTGCTCAGAATAGACCAGAG TGGATCATCTCCGAGCTTGCATGTTATACTTATTCCATGGTTGCAGTTCCCCTTTATGACACTCTGGGCCCAGAGGCAATTGTGTTTATTATTAATAAAG CTGACATCTCTGCAGTGGTCTGTGACAAACCTGACAAAGCACAGTTGATCCTTGAGAACTGCGAACAAGGGAAGATGCCAGGATTGAAGTTGATCATTCTGATGGATCCTTTCGATGACAAACTAAAGGAAAAAGGAGatacactgggagttgaaatccttTCATTACAAAAAATTGAG GCGCTAGGAAGAGACAACTTAACCAGACCAATT CCTCCCAAACCAAAGGATCTTTGTATGGTCTGTTTCACCAGTGGCACAACAG GTAATCCTAAAGGAGCCTTGCTAACACATGAGGGTGTTGTTGCCAATGCTGCTGCTTTCATGAAGAGCATGGAA ATGACTACTCCTTGTGTGCCATCAGATATAGCTATATCATACCTTCCTCTAGCTCACATGTTTGAGAGAGTAGTAGAG ACCGTAGTGTACAGCAGTGGAGCAAAAGTAGGATTTTTCCAAGGAGATATTAGACTTCTAACGGATGATATGAAAGCTTTGAAGCCGACAATTTTTCCGGTAGTGCCAAGACTGCTCAACAGGATATATGACAAG ATACAAAGCGGTGCCCAAACAAACTTCAAGAAGTTATTGTTAAATGTTGCTGTGGCCAGGAAGCATGCTGAAGTGAAGGAGGGCATTTTACGGAACACAAGCATTTGGGACAAGCTAGTGTTCAAGAAAGTTCAG GAaatcatgggtgggaaggtgcgaATAGTCGTAACTGCAGCTGCCCCGATATCTTCATCTGTCTTAACATTCCTCAGAGCAGCTTTTGGATGTCAA ATTTTTGAAGCATACGGTCAGACAGAATGCACAGGTGGCTGCACCTTCTCATTGCCAGGAGACTGGAAAACAG GTCATGTTGGACCACCACTAGCCTGCAACATTGTAAAACTTGATGACGTTGCTGAAATGAACTACTTTGCATCAAATAATGAAGGGGAG GTTTGCATTAAAGGACCAAATGTATTCAAGGGGTACTTGAAGGATCCTGAGAAAACAGAAGAAGCACTTGATAAGGATGGATGGCTTCATACTGGAGATATTGGGAAATGGATGCCG AATGGGACATTGAAGATCATTGACAGAAAAAAGAACATTTTCAAACTAGCTCAAGGAGAATATATTGCCCCTGAAAAAATTGAAAACATCTACATCAGAAGTGCTCCTGTAGCACAGATCTATGTGCATGGGGATAGCCTCCAG TCCTTCTTGGTGGGTGTGGTGGTTCCTGATGTAGAGACCCTTCCGGAGTTTGCTGCCAAGTTGGGAATGAAAGGTTCATATGAAGAACTCTGTTCAAATGCA GCAGTGAAAAAAGCTATATTGATGGACTTGGTGAAGCTGGGGAAAGAAGCTGGCCTCAAATCCTTTGAACAA GTGAAAGATATCTATCTTCATCCAGAGATGTTCACAGTTGAAAACGGACTCTTGACACCAACACTAAAGGCAAAGAGAACAGATGTATCCAAATTCTTCAGGAGCCAAATTGATGCCCTCTATGTTTCTAATACATAA
- the ZDHHC6 gene encoding palmitoyltransferase ZDHHC6, with the protein MGVLCSVIKFENLHELKRLCHWGPIIALSVIAICSTMAMIDAVLWYWPLDTTGGSINFIMLINWTVMILYNYFNAMFVGPGYVPIQWKPENSQDCIQLQYCKICQSYKAPRSHHCRKCNRCVMKMDHHCPWINNCCGFQNHASFTLFLLLAPLGCIHAAFIFVMTMYTQLYNRVSFGWSSVKIDMSAVRRDPRPIIPFGLSAFAASLFALGLALGTTIAVGMLFVIQMKVILRNKTSIESWIEEKAKDRIQYYQTRETFVFPYDLGSKWNNFKQVFTWSGNPEGDGLEWPIREGCHQYSLTIEQLKQKADKRVRSVRYRAIEDYSGACCPVTKGLRTLFTTPCTEEPRIVLLKGDQILATRGLKHWMYGDKITASAIEDGKRIRGWFPRRCVEKCLYDSETDQPLDGEKKTR; encoded by the exons ATGGGAGTGCTTTGTTCAGTTATCAAGTTTGAAAATCTCCATGAACTGAAAAGACTGTGCCACTGGGGTCCTATCATAGCGCTCAGTGTAATAGCAATATGCTCCACCATGGCTATGATCGATGCTGTTCTGTGGTATTGGCCTTTGGACACAACTGGAGGAAGTATCAACTTCATCATGCTCATCAATTGGACTGTTATGATCCTTTACAATTACTTCAATGCCATGTTTGTTGGCCCTGGATATGTCCCCATTCAATGGAAACCA GAAAACTCTCAGGACTGCATACAACTTCAGTACTGTAAAATATGCCAGTCTTACAAGGCTCCACGTTCGCATCACTGCCGAAAATGTAACAG GTGTGTGATGAAGATGGACCATCACTGCCCTTGGATCAATAACTGCTGTGGGTTTCAGAATCATGCCTCCTTCACTCTCTTTCTTCTGCTAGCCCCACTTGGATGTATCCATGCTGCTTTCATTTTTGTCATGACCATGTACACTCAGCTTTATAACAGG GTGTCCTTTGGCTGGAGTTCTGTAAAGATTGATATGAGTGCAGTGAGACGAGACCCCCGCCCAATCATTCCTTTTGGGTTGTCTGCATTTGCTGCATCTTTATTTGCCTTGGGATTGGCATTGGGGACCACCATAGCAGTTGGTATGTTGTTTGTTATCCAG ATGAAAGTAATTTTAAGGAATAAAACTTCAATAGAATCATGGATTGAAGAAAAG GCCAAAGATCGCATTCAATATTACCAAACGAGAGAAACCTTCGTTTTTCCTTATGACCTGGGAAGCAAGTGGAATAACTTCAAGCAAGTGTTCACATGGTCTGGAAACCCCGAGGGAGATGGCTTAGAGTGGCCCATAAGGGAAGGCTGCCATCAGTACAGTCTGACG ATAGAGCAGTTGAAACAAAAAGCTGACAAGAGAGTGAGAAGC GTGCGGTACCGAGCAATAGAAGACTACAGTGGTGCCTGTTGCCCTGTTACAAAAGGCTTGAGGACTCTCTTCACAACTCCTTGCACCGAGGAACCTCGAATTGTTCTTCTCAAAGGGGATCAGATTTTAGCCACCAGAGGACTGAA ACACTGGATGTACGGAGACAAAATTACTGCTTCAGCAATTGAGG ATGGGAAGAGAATTAGAGGCTGGTTCCCAAGGAGGTGTGTGGAGAAATGCCTGTATGATTCTGAAACAGACCAGCCATTGGatggagaaaagaaaacaagatag